In the Pseudanabaena sp. PCC 7367 genome, one interval contains:
- the bioF gene encoding 8-amino-7-oxononanoate synthase, with protein sequence MAEAYAWIEQSLNTIRRANWYRSPQLIASKAGAEVIINDRSVLMFASNNYLGLAGDQRLIDAAIAACQAYGTGATGSRLVSGHLPLHQELEQTIANLKQTEAALVFSSGYLANIGTIAALVGKRDLILGDVYNHSCLKNGAILSGATVLDYGHSDLADLGNKLAQQRSQFRRCLITTDSVFSMDGDLAPLTEIMALAEKYDCMVLVDEAHATGVFGDRGAGLVNALGIKQPLIQVGTLSKALGSLGGYVAGSAQLIDFLRNRAASWIYTTGLSPADTAAAIAAIKIINTEPERRHQLWQNLELLKKQLAQANIIAIATESPIVAIEVGDIATTLAIAAQLKEKGLFAPAIRPPTVPTPRIRLTLIATHTEAQINHLAGCLKQAVEKTKP encoded by the coding sequence ATGGCTGAAGCATACGCCTGGATAGAACAGTCGCTCAATACGATCCGACGAGCTAACTGGTATCGATCGCCCCAACTAATTGCCAGTAAGGCTGGGGCGGAGGTGATCATTAACGATCGCTCAGTGTTAATGTTTGCCAGTAATAATTATCTGGGCCTAGCAGGAGATCAACGCTTAATCGATGCGGCGATCGCAGCTTGTCAAGCCTATGGTACTGGCGCAACTGGTTCCCGATTAGTTTCAGGGCATTTACCACTGCATCAGGAGCTAGAACAAACGATCGCCAACCTGAAGCAAACTGAGGCAGCCTTAGTTTTTAGCTCTGGCTACCTGGCAAATATTGGCACAATCGCGGCGCTGGTGGGGAAGCGGGATTTAATTCTGGGGGATGTCTATAACCATTCCTGCTTGAAAAATGGTGCGATCCTGAGCGGAGCAACGGTGCTGGATTATGGGCATAGCGATCTTGCCGATTTGGGTAATAAACTAGCTCAGCAGCGATCGCAATTCCGGCGTTGTTTAATCACCACCGATAGCGTGTTTAGCATGGATGGCGATCTTGCACCCCTGACTGAGATCATGGCTCTGGCCGAAAAATATGATTGCATGGTGTTGGTGGATGAAGCCCATGCCACCGGAGTGTTTGGCGATCGGGGGGCTGGTTTGGTTAATGCCCTGGGGATCAAACAACCACTGATTCAGGTTGGCACGCTCAGCAAAGCCCTGGGCAGCTTGGGTGGCTATGTGGCAGGTTCGGCGCAGTTAATCGATTTCTTGCGCAATCGAGCAGCTAGCTGGATTTATACTACCGGGCTATCACCTGCGGATACGGCAGCCGCGATCGCAGCGATCAAGATTATTAATACTGAACCAGAACGGCGGCATCAACTCTGGCAAAACTTAGAATTATTAAAAAAACAATTAGCCCAAGCCAATATCATTGCGATCGCCACAGAATCACCGATCGTAGCGATCGAGGTGGGAGATATTGCCACCACCCTAGCCATCGCAGCGCAACTTAAAGAAAAAGGACTTTTTGCACCGGCGATCCGTCCGCCAACCGTACCTACACCAAGGATTAGATTGACGCTGATCGCAACCCATACCGAGGCTCAAATCAACCATTTAGCTGGTTGCCTAAAACAAGCTGTAGAGAAGACCAAGCCCTAA
- the rpoB gene encoding DNA-directed RNA polymerase subunit beta: MNKPTQITPAIALPDLVEIQRESFRWFLEEGLIEELASFSPITDYTGKIELHFVGKDYKLKKPKYAVDEAKRRDATYSVQMYVPTRLINKETGEIKEQEVFIGDLPLMTDRGTFIINGAERVIVNQIVRSPGVYYKSETDKNSRRTYNASLIPNRGAWLKFETDKNDLVWVRIDKTRKLSAQILLKALGLSDADIFDSLRHPEYFQKTIEKEGQYNEEDALLELYRKLRPGEPPTVAGGQQLLESRFFDPKRYDLGRVGRYKINRKLRLNVAETTRVLTPEDILSAINYLINLEYDVGQTDDIDHLGNRRVRSVGELLQNQVRVGLNRLERIIRERMTVSEADVLTPASLVNPKPLVAAIKEFFGSSQLSQFMDQTNPLAELTHKRRLSALGPGGLTRERAGFAVRDIHPSHNGRICPIETPEGPNAGLIGSLATHARVNQYGFIEAPYLPVEDGLIRYDLTPIYMTADEEDEFRVAPGDVPMNEEGWITADFVPVRYRQEFGTAEPNDLDYVAVSPVQIISVATSLIPFLEHDDANRALMGSNMQRQAVPLLRPERPLVGTGLEAQAARDSGMVIVSRSDGEVIYSSADEIRVKSDDGGVINYYLQKYQRSNQDTCLNQRPIAARGDRVVKGQILADGSATEGGELALGQNILVAYMPWEGYNYEDAILINERLVIDDVYTSIHIEKYEIEARQTKLGPEEITREIPNVGEDSLRQLDEQGIIRVGAWVEAGDILVGKVTPKGESDQPPEEKLLRAIFGEKARDVRDNSLRVPNGEKGRVVDVRLFTREQGDELPPGANMVVRVYVAQKRKIQVGDKMAGRHGNKGIISRILPKEDMPYLEDGTAVDIVLNPLGVPSRMNVGQVFECLLGWAGQNKDVRYKITPFDERHGEEMSRNSVHQQLKEAQRAIGEEWIFNPDNPGKLTVYDGRTGEKFDQPVTVGKAYMLKLVHLVDDKIHARSTGPYSLVTQQPLGGKAQQGGQRFGEMEVWALEAFGAAYTLQELLTVKSDDMTGRNESLNAIVKGHAIPRPGTPESFKVLVRELQSLCLDVSVHKLESGDDGSNQDTEVDLMVDMDGRRTPSRPTYESIYRSEDEETES, translated from the coding sequence ATGAATAAGCCTACACAGATAACTCCTGCTATTGCTCTACCAGATCTAGTAGAAATTCAGCGGGAGAGCTTCCGCTGGTTTCTCGAAGAAGGATTAATTGAAGAACTTGCTAGCTTTTCACCGATTACCGATTACACCGGAAAAATTGAGCTTCACTTTGTTGGTAAAGATTATAAGTTAAAAAAGCCCAAATACGCAGTTGATGAAGCCAAGCGTCGTGATGCTACCTATTCGGTGCAGATGTACGTGCCTACCCGCTTGATCAACAAAGAAACGGGTGAAATTAAAGAACAAGAAGTCTTTATCGGCGATCTGCCCCTCATGACCGATCGCGGTACATTCATTATTAATGGTGCCGAGCGGGTAATCGTTAATCAGATTGTGCGTAGTCCTGGTGTCTACTACAAATCTGAAACCGATAAGAACAGCCGTCGTACCTATAATGCCAGCTTGATCCCCAACCGGGGGGCATGGCTGAAATTTGAAACCGATAAGAATGACCTGGTTTGGGTGCGGATCGACAAGACCCGCAAACTGTCAGCGCAGATTTTACTCAAAGCACTGGGGCTATCCGATGCCGATATCTTTGACTCGCTGCGCCATCCGGAATATTTCCAAAAAACGATCGAAAAAGAAGGGCAATATAACGAAGAAGATGCCCTGCTGGAACTATACCGCAAGCTCCGCCCCGGTGAACCGCCTACGGTTGCTGGTGGGCAGCAATTATTAGAATCCCGCTTTTTTGATCCCAAGCGCTATGACCTGGGTCGGGTTGGTCGTTATAAAATCAACCGCAAGCTGCGTTTGAATGTGGCCGAAACCACCAGGGTGCTAACGCCGGAAGATATTTTGTCGGCGATCAACTATTTGATTAATTTAGAATATGACGTTGGCCAAACCGATGACATTGACCACCTGGGTAATCGCCGGGTGCGATCGGTTGGTGAACTATTGCAAAACCAGGTTAGGGTTGGCCTGAATCGCCTGGAGCGGATTATTCGGGAGCGGATGACTGTTTCCGAAGCTGATGTGCTCACACCAGCATCATTGGTGAACCCCAAGCCATTGGTAGCGGCGATCAAAGAATTCTTTGGTTCCAGTCAGCTATCCCAGTTTATGGATCAAACTAATCCCCTGGCGGAGTTGACCCATAAACGACGGCTGAGTGCCCTTGGCCCTGGCGGCTTAACCCGTGAACGGGCTGGCTTTGCAGTGCGCGATATTCACCCCAGTCACAATGGCCGAATCTGCCCGATCGAAACGCCTGAAGGCCCTAACGCTGGTCTGATTGGTTCACTGGCTACCCATGCCAGGGTTAATCAATATGGCTTTATTGAAGCGCCCTATCTGCCAGTTGAAGATGGCTTAATTCGCTATGACCTCACGCCTATTTATATGACGGCGGACGAAGAGGATGAGTTCCGGGTTGCCCCTGGCGATGTGCCCATGAATGAAGAGGGCTGGATCACGGCTGACTTTGTGCCAGTGCGATATCGTCAGGAATTTGGCACCGCCGAGCCCAATGACCTTGATTACGTTGCGGTTTCACCAGTGCAGATCATCTCGGTGGCCACATCATTAATTCCATTCCTGGAACATGATGATGCTAACCGTGCCCTGATGGGATCGAACATGCAGCGGCAAGCTGTGCCATTGCTACGCCCAGAAAGACCTCTAGTCGGTACTGGTTTAGAAGCTCAGGCAGCACGAGATTCCGGCATGGTAATTGTTTCGCGCTCCGATGGTGAGGTGATTTACTCATCTGCCGACGAGATTCGGGTTAAATCCGATGATGGTGGCGTAATTAATTACTACTTGCAGAAATATCAACGCTCTAATCAAGATACCTGCCTCAATCAGCGACCGATCGCTGCCCGTGGCGATCGCGTGGTCAAGGGTCAAATCCTGGCCGATGGTTCTGCTACTGAAGGTGGTGAATTGGCGCTGGGTCAAAATATCCTGGTGGCCTATATGCCCTGGGAAGGCTACAACTACGAAGATGCAATCCTGATTAATGAGCGCCTGGTAATCGATGATGTCTATACTTCGATTCACATTGAAAAATATGAGATCGAGGCCAGACAGACCAAGCTGGGGCCAGAGGAAATTACCCGCGAAATTCCTAACGTGGGTGAAGACTCACTGCGTCAATTAGATGAACAGGGCATTATCCGCGTCGGTGCTTGGGTAGAAGCTGGCGATATTCTGGTTGGTAAGGTTACGCCGAAGGGTGAATCCGATCAGCCGCCGGAAGAAAAGCTACTCAGGGCGATCTTTGGTGAAAAAGCAAGGGATGTGCGCGATAACTCCCTGCGCGTACCCAATGGTGAAAAAGGCCGCGTCGTTGATGTGCGCTTGTTTACCCGTGAGCAGGGTGATGAGTTGCCGCCTGGTGCCAACATGGTAGTACGGGTTTATGTGGCTCAAAAGCGCAAAATCCAAGTGGGCGACAAAATGGCTGGTCGTCACGGCAATAAGGGGATTATTTCCCGAATTTTGCCCAAGGAAGACATGCCATACCTAGAAGATGGCACAGCGGTTGATATTGTGCTCAATCCTCTGGGTGTACCTTCCCGGATGAACGTTGGCCAAGTGTTTGAATGTTTGCTTGGTTGGGCTGGCCAGAACAAAGATGTGCGCTATAAAATTACTCCCTTTGATGAAAGACATGGGGAAGAAATGTCGCGCAACTCTGTACATCAGCAGCTCAAAGAAGCCCAAAGGGCGATCGGCGAGGAGTGGATCTTTAATCCCGACAACCCCGGCAAGTTGACTGTCTATGATGGTCGTACCGGTGAGAAATTTGACCAGCCAGTTACGGTGGGCAAAGCCTATATGCTCAAACTGGTACACCTGGTTGATGATAAGATTCACGCCCGATCGACTGGCCCATATTCACTGGTAACACAACAGCCCCTGGGTGGTAAAGCCCAACAGGGTGGTCAGCGGTTCGGTGAAATGGAAGTATGGGCATTGGAAGCCTTTGGTGCTGCCTATACCCTGCAAGAGCTACTCACGGTGAAGTCGGATGATATGACCGGACGCAACGAGTCCCTCAATGCGATCGTAAAAGGTCATGCGATCCCACGACCAGGCACACCGGAATCGTTCAAGGTACTGGTGCGAGAGCTACAGTCACTCTGTTTGGATGTGTCGGTACACAAGCTGGAATCCGGAGATGATGGTAGTAACCAGGATACCGAAGTTGATCTAATGGTGGATATGGATGGTCGTCGAACTCCATCTCGTCCCACCTATGAATCAATTTATCGCTCCGAGGATGAAGAGACGGAATCCTAA
- a CDS encoding DNA-directed RNA polymerase subunit gamma yields MARIEQRFDYVKIGIASPERIRQWGERILPNGSVVGEVTKPETINYRTLKPEMDGLFCERIFGPAKDWECHCGKYKRVRHRGIVCERCGVEVTESRVRRHRMGFIKLAAPVTHVWYLKGIPSYMATLLDMPLRDVEQIVYFNAYVVTDAGNHPNLTFKQLLTEDQWLEIEDQIYAEDSELEGIRVEIGAEAIQYLLQNINLEEEAEQLREDIANSKGQKRAKLIKRLRVVDNFVATGSKPDWMVLEVIPVIPPDLRPMVQLDGGRFATSDLNDLYRRVINRNNRLARLQEILAPEIIVRNEKRMLQEAVDALIDNGRRGRTVVGANNRPLKSLSDIIEGKQGRFRQNLLGKRVDYSGRSVIVVGPNLRIHQCGLPKEMAIELFQPFVINRLIKAGLVNNIKAAKKLIQRDDPAVWDVLEEVIRDHPVMLNRAPTLHRLGIQAFEPILVDGRAIQLHPLVCPAFNADFDGDQMAVHVPLSLEAQAEARLLMLASNNIMSPATGRPIITPSQDMVLGCYYLTADNHLNQKGAGHYYASFKDVIMSYEQGHVELHAKIWVRFDGKVQGDGIGDGEEPEVQESGDGSKLKTYKSLRVREDSDGNLLSQYVLTTPGRVILNQAILDSLAS; encoded by the coding sequence ATGGCAAGAATAGAGCAGCGGTTTGATTATGTAAAAATAGGGATCGCTTCACCGGAAAGAATCAGGCAGTGGGGTGAACGCATCCTGCCCAATGGTAGTGTTGTAGGTGAGGTGACCAAACCAGAAACCATTAACTACCGCACCCTCAAGCCAGAAATGGATGGGTTGTTTTGCGAGCGCATTTTTGGCCCAGCCAAAGACTGGGAATGCCATTGTGGTAAATACAAGCGGGTGCGCCATCGCGGTATTGTCTGCGAGCGCTGCGGCGTGGAAGTAACTGAATCACGGGTACGCCGCCATCGGATGGGTTTCATCAAGTTGGCTGCCCCAGTTACCCATGTTTGGTATCTCAAGGGCATCCCCAGTTATATGGCAACTTTGCTGGATATGCCGCTGCGGGATGTGGAGCAAATTGTTTACTTCAATGCCTATGTGGTAACCGATGCGGGCAATCATCCTAATCTTACGTTCAAGCAACTCCTGACAGAGGATCAATGGCTGGAGATCGAGGATCAAATCTATGCTGAAGATTCTGAGCTAGAGGGCATTAGGGTTGAAATTGGTGCTGAAGCAATTCAATACCTGCTCCAAAATATAAATCTTGAAGAAGAAGCAGAGCAACTGCGCGAAGACATTGCCAATTCCAAGGGTCAAAAACGCGCCAAGTTAATCAAACGCCTGCGGGTAGTGGACAACTTTGTGGCCACGGGTTCCAAGCCAGATTGGATGGTATTGGAAGTAATTCCCGTAATTCCGCCTGATCTGCGGCCAATGGTGCAGTTAGATGGTGGCCGATTTGCCACTAGCGATCTCAATGATTTATATCGGCGCGTGATCAATCGCAACAATCGCCTCGCCAGACTACAGGAAATTCTGGCACCGGAAATCATTGTCCGGAATGAAAAGCGGATGCTGCAAGAGGCGGTTGATGCCCTGATTGATAATGGTAGGCGTGGCCGCACCGTGGTAGGTGCCAACAATCGCCCCCTCAAATCCCTGTCTGACATTATTGAAGGGAAGCAAGGGCGGTTCCGCCAAAACTTACTCGGTAAGCGGGTTGACTATTCCGGCCGATCGGTAATTGTGGTTGGACCCAATCTGCGCATTCATCAGTGCGGCTTGCCCAAGGAAATGGCGATCGAACTGTTTCAGCCATTTGTGATCAATCGCTTGATCAAAGCTGGCCTGGTCAACAATATCAAAGCCGCCAAAAAGCTGATCCAACGGGATGATCCGGCCGTGTGGGATGTGCTAGAAGAAGTAATCCGCGATCACCCGGTAATGCTAAACCGCGCCCCGACATTGCACCGATTGGGAATTCAGGCATTTGAGCCAATTTTAGTTGATGGCCGCGCCATTCAATTGCACCCGCTTGTTTGCCCAGCGTTTAATGCTGACTTTGATGGTGACCAAATGGCGGTTCATGTGCCTTTGTCCTTAGAAGCTCAGGCCGAAGCCAGACTATTGATGTTGGCCTCGAATAACATTATGTCGCCAGCTACCGGTAGGCCAATTATTACGCCTAGCCAAGATATGGTTCTAGGCTGCTATTACCTGACCGCCGACAATCATCTGAATCAAAAAGGTGCTGGCCATTATTATGCCAGTTTCAAGGATGTAATTATGTCCTACGAACAGGGACATGTGGAACTCCACGCCAAAATCTGGGTGCGCTTTGATGGCAAAGTTCAAGGTGATGGGATCGGCGATGGCGAAGAACCTGAAGTGCAAGAAAGTGGTGATGGTTCTAAGTTGAAAACCTACAAATCTTTGCGAGTCAGGGAGGATAGCGATGGTAATTTGCTTTCTCAATATGTACTGACAACACCAGGTCGGGTGATTTTGAACCAGGCTATTCTCGACTCGTTGGCCAGTTAG